From Apium graveolens cultivar Ventura chromosome 9, ASM990537v1, whole genome shotgun sequence, the proteins below share one genomic window:
- the LOC141683467 gene encoding uncharacterized protein LOC141683467, whose translation MNDHQSKLMNQSQQMINQPKVMNQPKLMNPMSMSMPPQMMNPQQSKPLMNPPMSSQQMMNPQQSKPVMNQAMSSQQMMNQQQSKPVMNQAMSSQQMMMSRGGVVGVGGYGMWPLPPPHPTQVQEQLNYNPNVAMNFPGFSSGGAKALGRNNWKGKKGINDNKRRKGKGIGVGGTGGSGVGGGGGGYKPPNIKELQQENRLKARKYFQKKKFDKFGGGGGGNNRSAPYAPRNTSSFIIRAKKSGGIASLVSPCPVTPAVLPTPMFSPSTEVLGDMAKEEWGVDGYGSMNGLIRLRSPGDVAEDEEDEEGGGSSESDVEEHLEVERRLDHDLSRFEMIYPNYGVEYNNVLENRVDDQDTHIAQVEEENLILKERLFLMERELNDLRRRLLSLERQHQGTEEINEIVENESENDNGSRGEYSHSQEENNEEVIEENNVGCNKNVESKEEDNNVDDMVKDLNIVEAKKDNNSNNCGVEVNDGNNVDTEVGNDIANVEVKEANASEILNDAVVQDVCMDEVEPKQNGVNEEKANL comes from the coding sequence ATGAATGATCACCAATCGAAATTGATGAATCAATCGCAGCAAATGATTAATCAACCGAAAGTGATGAATCAGCCGAAACTGATGAATCCGATGAGTATGAGTATGCCGCCACAGATGATGAATCCGCAGCAGTCGAAACCGTTGATGAATCCGCCGATGAGTTCTCAGCAGATGATGAATCCGCAGCAGTCGAAACCGGTTATGAATCAGGCGATGAGTTCGCAACAGATGATGAATCAGCAGCAATCGAAACCGGTTATGAATCAGGCGATGAGTTCGCAGCAGATGATGATGAGCCGAGGAGGCGTTGTTGGTGTAGGAGGTTATGGTATGTGGCCTTTGCCGCCTCCTCATCCAACTCAAGTGCAGGAGCAATTAAATTATAATCCGAATGTGGCGATGAATTTTCCGGGGTTTAGTAGTGGTGGTGCTAAGGCGTTGGGACGGAATAATTGGAAGGGGAAGAAGGGGATTAATGATAATAAGAGGAGGAAAGGGAAGGGGATTGGTGTTGGTGGTACTGGGGGGAGTGGTGTTGGTGGCGGTGGAGGTGGTTATAAGCCTCCTAATATTAAGGAGCTACAGCAGGAGAATCGGTTGAAGGCCAGGAAGTATTTTCAGAAGAAGAAGTTTGATAAGtttggtggtggtggtggtgggaATAATAGGTCAGCTCCGTATGCTCCGAGGAATACAAGTTCGTTTATTATAAGGGCGAAGAAGTCAGGTGGGATCGCTTCGTTGGTGTCTCCGTGTCCGGTTACTCCTGCTGTGCTTCCCACTCCGATGTTTTCGCCTTCTACTGAGGTTTTAGGGGATATGGCCAAGGAGGAGTGGGGAGTGGATGGGTATGGTTCGATGAATGGGTTGATTAGGCTTAGGTCACCAGGGGATGTGGCCGAGGATGAGGAGGATGAGGAAGGGGGAGGGTCGAGTGAGAGTGATGTGGAAGAGCATTTGGAGGTGGAGAGGAGACTGGATCATGATTTGAGTCGGTTTGAGATGATTTATCCGAATTATGGCGTTGAGTATAATAATGTTTTGGAGAATAGGGTGGATGATCAGGATACGCATATTGCACAAGTGGAAGAGGAGAATTTGATCTTGAAGGAGAGGCTTTTTCTGATGGAGAGGGAGTTGAATGATTTGAGGAGGAGGCTGTTAAGTCTCGAGCGACAGCATCAAGGGACAGAAGAAATTAATGAGATAGTGGAAAATGAGTCTGAAAATGATAATGGAAGTAGGGGAGAGTATTCTCACTCGCAAGAAGAGAACAATGAGGAGGTGATTGAGGAAAACAATGTAGGCTGTAATAAGAATGTGGAGTCGAAAGAAGAGGATAACAATGTAGATGACATGGTGAAGGACTTGAATATCGTTGAGGCTAAGAAAGATAATAACAGTAATAATTGCGGTGTAGAAGTTAATGATGGCAACAATGTGGACACTGAAGTGGGAAATGACATTGCTAATGTGGAAGTGAAGGAAGCCAATGCTTCTGAGATATTAAATGATGCAGTTGTTCAAGATGTTTGTATGGATGAAGTCGAACCCAAACAGAATGGTGTCAATGAAGAAAAGGCTAATTTGTAG